Proteins from a single region of Chryseobacterium sp. T16E-39:
- a CDS encoding adenylosuccinate synthase, with product MSTYVVVGLQYGDEGKGKITDVLSAKSDYVVRFQGGDNAGHTVYVGEEKFVLHLLPSGVLQCKGKCIIANGVVVNPKSFIKEVGQIESKGLRTDHIFISRRAHVIMPYHILLDTYREEEHGGTQIGTTKKGIGPCYEDKIARVGIRMIDLLNPEILREKIEKNLKIKNSLFEKYYGKPTLDVEEIYNEFLEIGKQLQDRIVDTEVELNEAIRDGKNVLFEGAQALMLDIDFGTYPYVTSSSPSTGGVCSGAGVPPTSLQNLIGVAKAYCTRVGNGPFPSELDNELGESIRQIGGEFGATTGRPRRTGWLDLVSLKHACMINGINNLVITKLDVLTGIENLKIVTHYKTEDGKIIDYFTSSTEKLYNYEPIYQDLPGWNEDLTKVRSYDELPDNAQKYIEFIEQYLGINVYLVSVGPERSQNIIRKELF from the coding sequence ATGTCAACTTACGTAGTTGTAGGTCTTCAATACGGAGATGAAGGTAAAGGGAAAATCACGGATGTTTTATCTGCTAAATCGGATTATGTAGTTCGTTTCCAGGGAGGAGACAATGCTGGTCATACGGTGTATGTAGGTGAAGAAAAATTTGTTTTGCATCTTCTTCCTTCAGGAGTTCTACAGTGCAAAGGGAAGTGTATCATTGCCAATGGAGTAGTGGTAAATCCTAAGTCTTTCATTAAGGAGGTTGGACAGATCGAAAGCAAAGGCTTAAGAACTGACCACATTTTTATCAGCAGAAGAGCGCATGTGATCATGCCTTACCACATTCTTTTGGATACTTACCGTGAAGAAGAACACGGAGGAACTCAAATCGGAACAACTAAAAAAGGAATCGGTCCTTGTTATGAAGATAAAATAGCAAGAGTTGGGATCAGAATGATCGACCTTTTAAATCCTGAGATTTTAAGAGAAAAAATTGAGAAAAACCTTAAGATTAAGAATTCTCTTTTTGAAAAATACTACGGAAAGCCTACTTTAGATGTAGAAGAAATTTATAATGAATTTTTAGAAATAGGAAAACAACTTCAGGACAGAATCGTTGATACAGAAGTTGAATTGAATGAAGCAATTAGAGACGGTAAAAATGTACTGTTTGAAGGGGCTCAGGCGTTGATGTTGGATATTGATTTCGGAACATATCCTTACGTTACTTCATCTTCTCCATCTACAGGAGGAGTTTGTTCGGGAGCTGGTGTTCCACCTACTTCACTTCAGAATTTAATTGGTGTTGCTAAAGCATATTGTACAAGAGTAGGAAACGGACCTTTCCCTTCTGAATTAGACAATGAATTAGGAGAGAGCATCAGACAGATTGGTGGTGAATTCGGAGCAACTACCGGAAGACCGAGAAGAACAGGTTGGTTAGATCTTGTTTCATTGAAACATGCTTGTATGATCAACGGAATTAATAACCTTGTGATTACCAAACTTGATGTTCTTACAGGAATTGAAAACCTAAAGATCGTAACACACTATAAAACTGAAGATGGTAAAATCATTGATTATTTCACTTCTTCAACAGAGAAATTATACAATTACGAGCCAATCTATCAGGATTTACCGGGATGGAATGAAGATCTTACCAAAGTAAGAAGCTATGACGAACTTCCTGATAACGCTCAGAAATATATTGAATTTATTGAGCAGTACTTAGGAATTAACGTATATTTAGTTTCTGTAGGGCCTGAAAGAAGTCAGAACATTATCAGAAAAGAATTATTCTAA
- a CDS encoding N-acetylmuramidase domain-containing protein, translated as MKLLKYNTRAPEVLTLCELLYKLGYPIKISDSFTLEVDAAIKDFQSKNSLVVDGIVGVKTWAVLLQKNSTPITSTDKFLKESDLIAFADQYGLELAAVKAVNEIESSGKGFLINNQPKILFEGHIFWNELKKRGIDPNSYYNDSSKDVLYPKWTRIYYKGGVREYDRLNEAIGLGTDSKIKEAALSSASWGSFQIMGFHAKNLGYTDVNDFVSKMEINEGEHLKAFGKFLEKNGLLIHLRNKNWANFAKGYNGGGYKQNKYDEKLAKAYAKYSYN; from the coding sequence ATGAAACTTTTAAAATACAACACAAGAGCACCAGAAGTTCTCACCTTATGTGAGCTTCTTTATAAATTGGGATATCCCATTAAAATTTCTGATTCTTTCACTTTAGAAGTTGATGCCGCCATTAAAGATTTTCAAAGCAAGAATTCTTTAGTTGTTGACGGAATTGTCGGTGTGAAAACATGGGCCGTTTTGCTTCAGAAAAACTCAACACCAATAACTTCAACCGATAAATTCCTGAAAGAAAGTGATCTGATTGCATTTGCAGATCAATATGGCCTTGAGTTGGCTGCAGTAAAAGCAGTCAATGAAATTGAAAGCAGCGGAAAAGGGTTTTTAATCAACAATCAGCCTAAAATCCTTTTTGAAGGACATATTTTCTGGAATGAGCTTAAAAAAAGAGGAATTGATCCGAATTCTTACTACAATGATTCCAGTAAAGATGTCCTCTATCCCAAGTGGACCAGAATCTATTACAAAGGAGGCGTAAGAGAATATGACAGGCTGAATGAAGCGATCGGATTAGGAACCGATTCAAAAATCAAAGAAGCCGCCTTATCTTCAGCTTCCTGGGGAAGTTTTCAGATTATGGGCTTTCACGCCAAAAACTTAGGTTATACAGATGTCAATGACTTTGTTTCTAAAATGGAGATCAATGAAGGAGAACACCTGAAAGCATTCGGCAAGTTCCTGGAAAAAAATGGGCTACTGATCCATTTGAGAAATAAAAACTGGGCGAATTTCGCAAAAGGTTATAATGGTGGTGGCTATAAGCAAAATAAATACGATGAAAAGCTTGCTAAGGCCTATGCAAAATATTCTTATAATTAG